A region of Phycisphaerae bacterium DNA encodes the following proteins:
- a CDS encoding Gfo/Idh/MocA family oxidoreductase, with protein MPHDSKGEVFTMTNCRTRIARRTVLKAIGTAGAAVGFPHFVPSHVLGAAGRAGANDKLTFAHIGVGGMGRGHLSDMVSRLKRGEVNIAAVCDVDEERLRKASEMAGRQADVYRDYRYILERKDIDAVVIATPDHWHALQTVHAAECGKHVYVEKPACCTIEEGKAMIAAAKKAKIAVQVGSQGRSQPEAYLAHRYLVNGNIGHIDRVDCYHYPTPVDDKPVPDTDPPAELDYDLWLGPMRWRPYNAHCCHGTFRWMMESGGGQIRDRGAHVMSCAMWWMGADGSGPVSVEATGTAPTKGTWDAAVDMKVTYRFKNPDWILTWNQHENAMPAAEERKGGEAKIERPGYGAVYRGDKGTFTHWGGDGGTWAERKAREWKPPAGAKEVYRSPGHKEDWFEGIKTGKKTIMNIEAAVGVSNLCVLGNLAFLLGRKIEWDQAKMEIVNDEQARRMMGRPQRYPYHL; from the coding sequence ATGCCTCATGACTCGAAGGGAGAGGTCTTCACGATGACCAACTGCCGGACCAGGATCGCGCGTCGTACTGTGCTCAAGGCTATCGGCACTGCCGGAGCCGCGGTCGGGTTCCCTCATTTTGTTCCATCGCACGTACTGGGGGCGGCCGGCCGCGCGGGGGCCAATGACAAGCTGACCTTCGCCCACATCGGTGTTGGGGGCATGGGCCGCGGTCACCTGTCGGACATGGTTTCGCGTTTGAAGCGTGGTGAAGTGAACATCGCGGCGGTATGCGACGTCGATGAGGAGCGGCTGCGCAAGGCTTCGGAGATGGCCGGCAGGCAGGCGGACGTTTATCGCGATTATCGGTACATTCTGGAGCGGAAGGACATTGACGCGGTGGTCATTGCGACGCCGGATCACTGGCATGCCTTGCAGACGGTGCACGCGGCGGAGTGCGGCAAGCACGTCTACGTGGAGAAGCCTGCGTGCTGCACGATCGAGGAAGGCAAGGCGATGATCGCGGCGGCGAAGAAGGCCAAGATCGCCGTGCAGGTCGGCTCGCAGGGTCGATCGCAGCCCGAGGCCTACCTTGCCCACCGTTACCTGGTGAACGGCAACATTGGTCACATCGACCGCGTGGACTGCTATCACTATCCCACGCCAGTGGACGACAAGCCGGTGCCGGACACTGATCCGCCTGCTGAGCTGGACTACGACCTGTGGCTCGGGCCGATGCGTTGGCGGCCGTACAATGCTCACTGTTGCCACGGCACGTTTCGATGGATGATGGAGTCTGGAGGGGGTCAGATCCGCGACCGCGGCGCCCACGTGATGAGTTGTGCGATGTGGTGGATGGGCGCGGACGGCAGTGGTCCGGTGAGCGTGGAGGCGACGGGCACGGCCCCGACCAAGGGGACGTGGGATGCGGCGGTGGACATGAAAGTCACCTACAGGTTCAAGAATCCGGACTGGATCCTGACCTGGAACCAGCACGAGAATGCGATGCCTGCAGCGGAGGAGCGTAAGGGCGGCGAGGCGAAGATTGAGCGGCCGGGCTATGGCGCGGTATACCGTGGTGACAAGGGCACGTTCACCCACTGGGGTGGTGACGGGGGCACGTGGGCGGAGCGTAAAGCCCGGGAGTGGAAGCCGCCGGCGGGTGCCAAGGAGGTCTACAGGAGTCCGGGCCACAAGGAGGACTGGTTTGAGGGCATCAAGACCGGGAAGAAGACGATCATGAACATCGAGGCCGCGGTTGGCGTGTCCAACCTGTGCGTTCTCGGGAACCTGGCGTTTCTGCTGGGTCGCAAGATCGAGTGGGACCAGGCGAAGATGGAGATCGTCAACGACGAGCAGGCTCGGCGGATGATGGGCCGGCCGCAGCGGTACCCGTATCATCTGTGA